One window of Litorilinea aerophila genomic DNA carries:
- the pyrC gene encoding dihydroorotase gives MAIERLPGLVDAHVHLREPGYEHKEDFYTGTAAALAGGVTTVLDMPNTNPPTSTPERLAEKARLAQAKAVCDVGLFVGATRTEGDAYLPAAHRACGLKIYVNDTFGSLRIDTLDLLHRLFRTWAERAAQIGYRSPENPHGLGPVAVHAEELMVPACLALSQLYDVPLHVVHVSRRSEIETIRRAKERGVQVTCEATPHHLFLSMEDLPRLGSLGDMRPRLATPDDVAALWEHLAAIDIFATDHAPHTLAEKGLQGQPVESPPPGVPGVETMLPLLLTAVHAGRLTLEDVVQRCVTAPRRIYGLPEQPDTVVEVDVDAHYTLENQAMHTRVGWTPFAGMPVYGRVQRVILRGRTVYEEGRVLAEPGSGRVLFQPT, from the coding sequence ATGGCCATTGAACGCCTGCCCGGCCTGGTGGATGCCCACGTGCATCTGCGAGAGCCGGGCTACGAACATAAAGAGGATTTCTACACCGGCACTGCCGCTGCCCTGGCTGGCGGCGTTACCACCGTGCTGGATATGCCCAACACCAACCCGCCCACATCCACGCCGGAACGCCTGGCGGAAAAGGCCCGGCTGGCCCAGGCCAAAGCCGTCTGCGATGTGGGCCTTTTCGTGGGCGCCACCCGCACCGAGGGCGACGCCTACCTGCCGGCCGCCCACCGGGCCTGCGGCCTGAAGATCTATGTCAACGACACCTTCGGCAGCCTGCGCATCGACACCCTGGATCTGCTGCATCGCCTCTTCCGCACCTGGGCCGAACGGGCCGCCCAGATCGGCTACCGCTCGCCCGAGAATCCCCACGGACTTGGCCCCGTGGCCGTCCACGCGGAAGAGCTCATGGTGCCCGCCTGCCTGGCCCTGAGCCAGCTCTACGACGTCCCCCTGCACGTGGTCCACGTGAGTCGGCGCAGCGAAATCGAGACCATCCGCCGGGCCAAGGAGCGGGGCGTGCAGGTGACCTGCGAGGCCACGCCCCATCACCTCTTCCTCAGCATGGAAGATCTCCCCCGTCTGGGGTCGCTGGGGGACATGCGGCCCCGGCTGGCCACCCCCGACGACGTGGCCGCACTTTGGGAGCACCTGGCGGCCATCGACATCTTCGCCACCGACCACGCGCCCCACACCCTGGCCGAGAAGGGGCTCCAGGGCCAGCCGGTGGAATCCCCACCGCCCGGCGTGCCCGGGGTGGAGACCATGCTGCCCCTGCTCCTCACCGCGGTCCACGCTGGCCGCCTCACCCTGGAGGACGTGGTCCAGCGCTGTGTCACCGCACCCCGCCGCATCTACGGCCTGCCCGAACAGCCGGACACGGTGGTGGAAGTGGATGTGGATGCCCACTACACCCTGGAAAACCAGGCCATGCACACCCGGGTGGGCTGGACGCCCTTCGCCGGCATGCCCGTCTACGGGCGGGTGCAGCGGGTCATCTTGCGGGGCAGGACCGTCTACGAGGAGGGCCGGGTGCTGGCCGAGCCGGGCAGCGGCCGGGTCCTGTTTCAACCCACGTGA
- the pyrB gene encoding aspartate carbamoyltransferase encodes MVDSNAKVTLKDVGQQPGHNRDNGFYGQDIISVSQFDRTRLEYIFNVAHEMRVLVERFGSADLLQGKILANLFYEPSTRTSSSFMAAMLRLGGQVIPINNVQYSSVTKGESLPDTVRTLECYADVIVLRHPEVGSAATAARYASKPVINAGDGVGEHPTQALLDHFTIVEELGGVDGLKVAMVGDLKYGRTVHSLTKLLTNYDVEFVFVSPDILRMPEDVLDVVRASGHRFTVTEDVHDVIGEVDVLYVTRVQKERFSDLAEYDRVKDQYVVDPELMQRAKERMIVMHPLPRVNEISYAVDDDPRAAYFRQMRNGMYIRMALLAAVLGRA; translated from the coding sequence ATGGTAGATTCAAATGCAAAAGTGACCTTAAAAGATGTGGGGCAACAGCCCGGCCATAACCGGGACAACGGCTTCTACGGCCAGGACATCATCAGCGTCAGCCAGTTCGACCGCACCCGCCTGGAGTACATCTTCAACGTGGCCCACGAAATGCGGGTGCTGGTGGAGCGCTTCGGCAGCGCCGACCTCCTCCAGGGCAAGATCCTGGCCAACCTCTTCTACGAGCCCAGCACCCGCACCAGCTCTAGCTTCATGGCGGCCATGCTGCGCCTGGGCGGCCAGGTGATCCCCATCAACAACGTCCAGTACAGCTCGGTGACCAAAGGCGAAAGCCTGCCGGACACGGTGCGCACCCTGGAATGCTACGCCGACGTCATCGTCCTGCGCCACCCGGAGGTGGGCTCCGCGGCCACCGCCGCCCGCTACGCCAGCAAGCCGGTAATCAACGCCGGCGACGGTGTGGGCGAGCACCCCACCCAGGCCCTGCTGGACCACTTCACCATCGTGGAGGAGCTGGGCGGCGTGGATGGCCTCAAGGTGGCCATGGTGGGCGATTTGAAGTACGGCCGCACGGTCCACAGCCTGACCAAGCTGCTCACCAACTACGACGTGGAGTTCGTCTTCGTCAGCCCGGACATCCTGCGCATGCCCGAGGACGTGCTGGACGTGGTGCGGGCCTCGGGCCACCGCTTCACCGTCACCGAGGATGTCCACGACGTCATCGGCGAGGTGGATGTCCTCTACGTCACCCGGGTCCAGAAGGAGCGCTTCAGCGACCTGGCCGAGTACGACCGGGTGAAGGACCAGTACGTGGTGGACCCCGAGCTGATGCAGCGGGCCAAGGAGCGCATGATCGTGATGCACCCCCTGCCCCGGGTCAACGAGATCAGCTACGCGGTGGACGACGACCCCCGGGCCGCCTACTTCCGCCAGATGCGCAACGGCATGTACATCCGCATGGCCCTGCTGGCCGCCGTCCTGGGGAGGGCGTGA
- a CDS encoding glycosyltransferase family 39 protein — MNAITRPSPQTRLDIRRYHRALTLAALLLAFGLGLHRLGAESLWYDETVSALLAAKPIPAMLAHTAGDIHPPGYYLLLHLWLQVAGGASPTGLPPTGLEFILAWPSLWFGLLTVALLYPIGRRLLDHNQRPSAALLGMGLAAIHPFQIWYSQEVRMYTLGSSLGLVCLWALLQALAIGAPAGTRPAQHRWLAVYAGAAALGLYTLYYFAFALAALNLIAMMWLVGRGRPLRRDLGRWLAAQAAALLLWLPWLPIFVRQALEPPVPPWRPPWQGAADVAASLAEALGALVVGQSPPAGRYGPWALAAILLLLAYFGYTKKSWGRPGRVAENPPAWILPAYVLVPPTLILLISLTVTPLYHVRYLFTYAPPFALMAAAAILALGRRSQLLETTVAALLVVASGWSLHQFWQNPRYHSDDHRQAVADLAQAWRPGDVILVNAGWAYTALTTYWPAQWTDPAHSLPPPLGPLQRLTDYAKGVPPRPERRQTVPLVRTGSVDGSPQLGWGSPTSDFFAMDAQETEAALEQLASHYRRIWHYRIYDTVSDPNGLIRTWLADHGRLLLDQAYPGRDYLRLQLFETEGTAAPTDPAIADGVTFGDPLRLIQHWQPQEQAAGSWLYVALDWARTTEPPGDLAMSLRLYDAQDELWAQQDQGPLPPVAEWPATGQIQVLGLPIPLALRPGTYRLELVVYRRENGEPLAVPEGERSRFGQRWLLGQVTVTPPPEALPLPAAWPRLARFDYIDLLQASVQTPTPAPGAAVTLDLIWRPNPSPYQDTYAAVLSLQDGQGRLRQQWREPLGGDSYPSGAWPAGVPVWDRLHLPLAPDLPPGRYRLVVGLVRTSDGLAIPARRPWRPWPVDGVEIGEIAIPRP, encoded by the coding sequence GTGAACGCCATCACCCGTCCATCGCCCCAAACCCGCCTGGATATCCGGCGCTACCACCGGGCCCTTACCCTGGCCGCGTTGCTGCTGGCCTTCGGCCTGGGGCTTCATCGCCTGGGTGCGGAGTCCCTCTGGTACGACGAGACGGTCAGCGCACTCCTGGCTGCCAAGCCCATCCCGGCCATGCTGGCCCACACCGCTGGCGACATCCACCCGCCCGGCTACTACCTCCTGCTCCATCTCTGGCTCCAGGTGGCCGGCGGGGCTTCCCCAACCGGCCTGCCCCCCACCGGCCTGGAGTTCATCCTGGCCTGGCCCAGCCTCTGGTTCGGCCTGCTCACCGTCGCCCTGCTCTACCCCATTGGCCGGCGCCTGCTGGACCACAACCAACGGCCCTCCGCTGCGCTGCTGGGGATGGGCCTGGCAGCCATCCACCCCTTCCAGATCTGGTATAGCCAGGAAGTGCGCATGTACACCCTGGGCAGCAGCCTGGGCCTGGTCTGCCTGTGGGCCCTGCTCCAGGCCCTGGCCATCGGTGCACCGGCCGGGACGCGGCCAGCCCAACATCGCTGGCTGGCCGTCTACGCCGGCGCGGCCGCGCTGGGCCTCTACACCCTCTACTACTTCGCCTTTGCCCTGGCCGCCCTCAACCTGATCGCGATGATGTGGCTCGTGGGCCGGGGACGCCCCCTGCGTCGGGATCTGGGCCGGTGGCTGGCCGCCCAGGCAGCCGCCCTGCTCCTCTGGCTCCCCTGGCTGCCCATCTTCGTGCGCCAGGCCCTGGAGCCGCCGGTTCCTCCCTGGCGTCCCCCGTGGCAGGGAGCCGCCGACGTGGCCGCCTCCCTGGCAGAAGCCCTGGGTGCGCTGGTGGTGGGCCAGAGCCCGCCGGCCGGTCGCTACGGGCCCTGGGCCCTGGCCGCCATCCTTCTCCTGCTCGCCTATTTTGGCTACACGAAGAAGTCGTGGGGACGCCCTGGAAGGGTCGCCGAAAATCCACCCGCCTGGATCCTGCCCGCCTACGTGCTGGTGCCCCCGACCCTCATCCTGCTCATCAGCCTGACGGTCACCCCCCTCTACCATGTGCGCTACCTCTTCACCTACGCCCCCCCCTTCGCGCTCATGGCCGCCGCCGCGATCCTGGCCCTGGGCCGACGCTCCCAACTCCTGGAGACGACCGTGGCGGCGCTCCTGGTGGTGGCCAGCGGCTGGAGCCTCCACCAGTTCTGGCAGAACCCCCGCTACCATAGCGACGACCACCGCCAGGCCGTGGCCGACCTGGCCCAGGCCTGGCGCCCAGGGGATGTGATCCTGGTCAACGCAGGCTGGGCCTACACGGCCCTCACCACCTACTGGCCCGCCCAGTGGACCGACCCGGCCCACAGCCTCCCCCCTCCCCTGGGCCCCCTGCAACGCCTGACCGACTACGCGAAGGGGGTGCCCCCACGGCCCGAGAGACGCCAAACCGTACCCCTGGTACGCACCGGTAGCGTGGACGGCTCCCCCCAACTGGGCTGGGGTTCCCCCACCAGCGATTTCTTCGCCATGGACGCCCAGGAGACCGAGGCCGCCCTGGAACAGCTGGCCAGCCACTACCGCCGCATCTGGCACTATCGTATCTACGACACGGTGAGTGATCCCAACGGGCTCATCCGGACCTGGCTGGCCGACCACGGGCGGCTGCTGCTGGATCAGGCGTACCCGGGCCGGGACTACCTGCGGCTCCAGCTTTTCGAGACGGAGGGCACGGCCGCACCCACGGATCCCGCGATCGCCGATGGGGTGACCTTCGGCGACCCGCTCCGGCTGATCCAACACTGGCAGCCCCAGGAACAGGCGGCCGGCTCCTGGCTCTATGTGGCGCTGGATTGGGCGCGGACAACAGAGCCCCCGGGCGATCTGGCCATGAGCCTGCGTCTCTACGACGCCCAGGACGAGCTCTGGGCCCAGCAGGATCAGGGACCCTTGCCGCCCGTGGCCGAATGGCCCGCCACCGGGCAGATCCAGGTGCTGGGCCTGCCCATCCCCCTGGCCCTGCGGCCCGGCACCTACCGGTTGGAACTGGTGGTCTACCGGCGGGAGAACGGTGAACCCCTGGCCGTGCCCGAGGGAGAGCGCAGCCGCTTCGGCCAGCGCTGGCTGCTGGGCCAGGTCACGGTGACGCCCCCTCCCGAGGCGCTGCCCCTGCCGGCCGCCTGGCCCAGGCTGGCCCGCTTCGACTACATCGACTTGCTCCAGGCCAGCGTGCAGACGCCCACGCCGGCCCCCGGCGCTGCGGTAACACTGGATCTCATCTGGCGGCCCAATCCCAGCCCCTACCAGGACACCTACGCCGCGGTGCTGTCGCTCCAGGATGGCCAGGGCCGTCTGCGCCAGCAGTGGCGGGAACCCCTGGGCGGCGACAGCTACCCCAGCGGCGCGTGGCCCGCCGGCGTGCCCGTGTGGGATCGCCTGCACCTGCCCCTGGCGCCGGACCTGCCGCCAGGCCGCTATCGCCTGGTGGTCGGCCTGGTGCGGACCAGCGATGGCCTGGCCATTCCCGCCCGCCGCCCCTGGCGGCCCTGGCCGGTGGACGGGGTGGAGATTGGGGAGATCGCGATTCCGCGCCCATAG